A genomic window from Salvia miltiorrhiza cultivar Shanhuang (shh) chromosome 5, IMPLAD_Smil_shh, whole genome shotgun sequence includes:
- the LOC131025256 gene encoding glycosyltransferase family 92 protein RCOM_0530710-like: protein MDSSDQRRKRKRFLKQSYSPSYLPSARFLFAFLGFLSFLSLLSYTSPSTSAAFRPVLVVSSLSLLSSSTSRTVKSVREFGGFFSPMKIEGRVLFPDHVLVLVGGGGGDGFVKRIVKRSSLDRLECVYYGKIDGFVKRKNVLSVDEFDGFRSIVRCPIAPRNYSEVVHLKRVGGKNGILRERGRVSVRNQTVESWDNVAYAATRDGGNAVVFVKGLNLRPDRESNPSQFSCHFGLGDFDRSLRFPISTRAVTAAQEAVRCPLPESVIAGLDKGEGVRVTVGLRPRGGRGRGRVLVPSVAKIFDGGSGRKEAKFELCVCTMVWNQASAIREWIKYHSWLGVEKWFIYDNNSDDGIDEVVQELDLENYNVSRHVWPWIKTQEAGFSHCALRAKDECSWVSFMDVDEYYYFPYSNPGQDRFRALGFAPQGSLRALVANLSSSSSSIGEIRTSCHSFGPSGLKSPPSQGVTVGYTCRVQSPERHKSIIRPDALDATLLNVVHHFHLKEGFSYLNLPQSSAVINHYKYQVWEVFRAKFYRRVATYVADWQQNQNEGSRDRAPGLGTEAIEPPDWPQRFCEVWDTGLRDFVLANLADLSTGLLPWQMHSASSV from the coding sequence atggattctTCCGATCAACGCCGCAAGCGGAAGCGGTTCCTCAAGCAATCGTATTCGCCTTCTTACTTGCCTTCGGCGAGGTTTCTCTTCGCGTTTCTCGGATTCTTgagctttctctctcttctctcctacACTAGCCCGTCCACCTCCGCCGCCTTCCGCCCGGTTTTAGTGGTCTCGAGCTTGTCCCTGCTGTCGTCTTCCACTTCGAGAACGGTGAAATCGGTGCGGGAATTTGGTGGGTTTTTCTCGCCGATGAAGATTGAGGGAAGGGTTTTGTTTCCGGATCATGTCTTGGTGCTggtgggcggcggcggcggagatggGTTTGTGAAAAGGATTGTGAAAAGGAGCAGTCTTGATCGATTGGAGTGTGTTTACTACGGCAAAATTGATGGGTTTGTGAAGAGAAAAAATGTTTTGTCTGTTGATGAATTTGATGGGTTTAGGTCGATTGTGAGGTGCCCAATTGCGCCTCGGAATTACTCAGAGGTTGTGCATTTGAAGAGGGTTGGTGGTAAAAATGGGATCTTGAGAGAGAGGGGTAGGGTTTCGGTGAGAAATCAGACGGTTGAATCGTGGGATAATGTGGCGTATGCAGCTACACGAGATGGGGGAAATGCTGTTGTGTTTGTGAAGGGGTTGAATCTGAGGCCGGATAGGGAGTCTAACCCAAGTCAGTTTAGCTGTCATTTTGGATTAGGGGACTTTGACCGGAGCCTCCGTTTCCCCATCTCGACGAGGGCGGTCACGGCGGCGCAGGAGGCGGTGAGGTGCCCCTTGCCGGAGAGTGTGATTGCAGGGCTTGATAAGGGTGAGGGGGTGCGAGTGACAGTTGGATTGCGGCCTCGTGGAGGCCGTGGCCGCGGCCGCGTGCTTGTGCCGTCTGTGGCCAAGATTTTCGACGGTGGGAGTGGGAGGAAGGAGGCGAAGTTCGAGCTTTGTGTGTGTACAATGGTGTGGAATCAAGCCTCTGCAATTCGTGAGTGGATCAAGTATCATTCTTGGTTAGGAGTTGAGAAATGGTTCATCTATGACAACAATAGTGATGATGGGATTGATGAGGTTGTTCAAGAACTTGATCTTGAAAATTACAATGTGAGTAGGCATGTGTGGCCATGGATCAAGACACAAGAAGCAGGATTCTCACATTGTGCGTTGAGAGCAAAGGATGAGTGCAGTTGGGTTTCTTTCATGGATGTGGATGAGTATTACTACTTCCCTTATTCGAATCCCGGGCAGGATAGGTTCCGGGCGTTGGGGTTTGCGCCTCAGGGCTCGCTCCGTGCATTGGTGGCGAACCTCTCTTCCTCCTCGAGTAGCATTGGGGAGATCAGGACATCTTGCCATAGTTTTGGCCCGTCGGGGCTGAAATCGCCTCCCTCACAGGGGGTCACCGTAGGGTACACCTGTCGGGTGCAGAGCCCCGAGAGGCATAAGTCGATCATTAGGCCAGACGCGCTAGACGCCACCTTGCTCAATGTGGTGCACCATTTCCACCTGAAGGAAGGGTTTAGTTACCTTAACTTGCCTCAGAGTAGTGCTGTGATCAATCACTACAAGTACCAAGTGTGGGAGGTTTTTCGGGCGAAGTTTTACAGGAGAGTGGCGACTTATGTCGCTGACTGGCAGCAGAACCAGAACGAGGGCTCTAGGGATCGAGCCCCTGGGCTGGGGACGGAGGCCATTGAGCCACCTGATTGGCCGCAGAGGTTCTGTGAGGTGTGGGACACAGGGTTGAGGGACTTTGTTCTGGCCAATTTGGCTGATCTCTCGACTGGTTTGCTGCCATGGCAGATGCATTCTGCCTCGTCTGTTTGA
- the LOC131025254 gene encoding serine/threonine-protein phosphatase PP2A catalytic subunit, producing the protein MPGHGDLDRQIEQLMECKPLSEAEVKILCDQARAILVEEWNVQPVKCPVTVCGDIHGQFYDLIELFRIGGNAPDTNYLFMGDYVDRGYYSVETVTLLVALKVRYRDRITILRGNHESRQITQVYGFYDECLRKYGNANVWKFFTDLFDYLPLTALIESQVFCLHGGLSPSLDTLDNIRALDRIQEVPHEGPMCDLLWSDPDDRCGWGISPRGAGYTFGQDIAAQFNHTNGLTLISRAHQLVMEGYNWCQEKNVVTVFSAPNYCYRCGNMAAILEIGENMEQNFLQFDPAPRQIEPDTTRKTPDYFL; encoded by the exons ATGCCGGGGCATGGGGATCTGGATAGGCAAATAGAGCAATTGATGGAGTGCAAGCCGCTATCGGAGGCGGAGGTGAAGATTTTGTGCGATCAGGCGCGGGCTATTCTCGTGGAAGAGTGGAATGTGCAGCCGGTGAAATGCCCCGTCACTGTGTGCGGCGATATCCACGGACAGTTTTACGATCTGATCGAGCTGTTCCGGATTGGCGGCAATGCTCCTGACACGAATTATCTCTTCATGGGGGACTACGTCG ACCGTGGGTACTATTCGGTGGAGACAGTCACACTCTTAGTAGCCTTGAAAGTTCGTTATAGAGATAGAATCACAATCCTCAGAGGAAACCATGAAAGTCGGCAAATCACTCAAGT GTATGGGTTCTATGATGAGTGCTTGAGGAAGTATGGCAATGCCAATGTATGGAAGTTTTTCACTGATCTTTTTGATTATTTGCCGTTGACAGCACTTATCGAGAGTCAG GTCTTCTGTTTACATGGGGGTCTTTCACCATCACTGGATACCTTGGATAACATTCGAGCTTTAGACCGCATACAGGAG GTTCCACATGAAGGACCAATGTGCGACCTTTTGTGGTCTGATCCGGATGATCGTTGCGGATGGGGCATATCACCACGTGGGGCTGGCTACACCTTTGGACAGGATATAGCTGCTCAGTTCAACCACACAAACGGCCTCACACTAATTTCAAGGGCTCACCAGCTTGTCATGGAGGGCTATAATTGGTGTCAG GAAAAGAATGTGGTGACAGTGTTTAGCGCCCCGAACTACTGCTACCGCTGCGGAAACATGGCTGCAATACTTGAGATCGGGGAGAACATGGAGCAGAACTTCCTCCAGTTTGATCCAGCTCCCCGGCAGATTGAGCCCGACACAACCCGCAAGACTCCAGACTACTTCTTGTGA
- the LOC131025255 gene encoding G-type lectin S-receptor-like serine/threonine-protein kinase At4g27290 isoform X1 yields MKTFYGVVVSSLVITASLLSETPRAMDTIAATDVIRDGDGDTVVSSGGSFVMGFFSPGNSENRYVGIWYNKLSVQTPVWVANREVPLTNTSGVLKFVEPGILALLDESKGVVIWSANASSTVRNPIAQLLDSGNLVVRDVNDPKNFPWQSFDHPTDTLLPGMKLGWDYAADVEFYLSSWKSYDDPASGDYTYHCDPTGYPQNVLRKGRDKRYSTGPWNGLTFSGLPGLSRNPVFKFGLVMNENEVYYHYELLNNLVISRYTLSQSGVGQRWSWDDQTQSWRIYLTAPTENCDFYNLCGSYGICNTAVCGCLDKFVPKDEGSWERGNWSGGCVRRKPLNCPSDGFVRYSGIKLPDTEHSWYNRSMNPDGCKELCFKNCSCMAYTIIDANAGGHTCLLWLGDLVDIKGLSAGGQDIYIRMASSELESKGSRRKVVIVVLTVVVTSLVLLCLGLILYSQRRKKIDLSLRKGGSLRPEDVKDFDDESHSRDLELPLFELSTIYRATDNFSFNSKIGEGGFGPVYKGLLEGGQEIAVKRLSRTSLQGVNEFKNEVICVAKLQHRNLVKLLGCCICGEEEEYLLIYEYMPNRSLDLILFDPLGSKLLGWPKRYDIINGIARGLLYLHQDSRLRIIHRDLKASNVLLDSDMNPKISDFGLARSFGGNETGANTSRVVGTYGYMSPEYAVDGLFSVKSDVFSFGVLVLEIVSGKRNRGFSHRDHFHNLLGHAWMLHREGNALELIKSYHIKPDYSSEVARAIHVGLLCVQQSPDDRPTMSSVVLMLGNEGELPQPKKPGFFTERDVTDIETSISSSNAHLSTNEMSITLLEAR; encoded by the exons ATGAAAACATTCTATGGAGTTGTTGTCTCTTCACTTGTTATTACAGCATCCTTGTTGTCTGAAACGCCTCGTGCAATGGACACCATAGCTGCTACCGATGTCATTAGAGACGGAGACGGAGACACTGTAGTTTCATCCGGTGGGAGCTTTGTGATGGGCTTTTTCAGCCCGGGAAACTCCGAGAATCGGTATGTAGGCATATGGTACAATAAGTTGTCGGTTCAGACCCCTGTTTGGGTTGCCAATCGAGAAGTTCCACTCACAAACACATCAGGTGTGTTGAAATTCGTTGAACCGGGAATCTTGGCTCTTCTCGATGAGTCTAAAGGTGTCGTTATCTGGTCAGCCAATGCGTCGTCTACTGTGAGGAATCCCATTGCTCAGCTGCTCGATTCTGGAAACCTTGTTGTCAGAGATGTGAATGATCCTAAAAACTTCCCCTGGCAGAGCTTTGATCATCCAACTGACACCCTTCTTCCGGGGATGAAGCTTGGTTGGGACTATGCAGCTGACGTGGAGTTCTACCTCTCGTCGTGGAAGAGCTACGACGATCCAGCATCTGGAGATTATACATACCACTGTGATCCCACCGGGTATCCACAAAATGTCTTGAGAAAAGGTAGAGATAAGAGGTACAGTACTGGACCTTGGAATGGCCTCACCTTCAGTGGCTTACCGGGATTAAGCAGAAATCCGGTTTTCAAATTCGGATTAGTTATGAACGAGAACGAGGTTTACTATCATTATGAGCTCCTCAACAACTTGGTGATTTCGAGGTATACTTTGAGTCAGAGTGGTGTTGGTCAGAGGTGGAGTTGGGATGACCAAACGCAAAGTTGGCGAATTTATCTCACTGCACCTACTGAAAACTGTGATTTTTACAATCTATGTGGCTCGTATGGCATTTGTAACACGGCCGTGTGTGGATGCTTGGACAAATTCGTGCCCAAGGATGAAGGGAGTTGGGAGCGTGGGAACTGGTCGGGTGGGTGCGTTCGTAGAAAACCTTTGAACTGTCCGAGTGATGGTTTTGTGAGGTATTCCGGTATCAAGCTGCCAGACACGGAACATTCTTGGTATAACCGGAGTATGAATCCCGATGGGTGCAAGGAGTTATGCTTCAAGAATTGCTCTTGCATGGCTTACACAATCATAGATGCGAATGCAGGAGGCCACACGTGTTTGCTTTGGCTCGGTGACCTAGTCGACATCAAGGGGCTGTCTGCAGGTGGACAAGATATCTACATTCGAATGGCTTCTTCTGAATTag AATCTAAAGGGAGTAGAAGGAAAGTAGTTATCGTGGTTTTGACTGTGGTGGTAACGTCGTTAGTTTTGCTATGCCTCGGACTAATTCTGTATTCTCAGAGAAGAAAAAAGATCGATCTTTCTCTTAGGAAAGGAG GCAGCCTTAGGCCCGAAGATGTGAAAGATTTTGACGACGAAAGCCATAGCAGAGACTTGGAGCTGCCTCTTTTCGAACTGTCAACAATATATAGAGCTACCGACAATTTCTCATTCAATAGTAAGATTGGAGAGGGTGGATTTGGACCTGTTTATAAG GGTTTGCTGGAAGGGGGGCAGGAGATTGCTGTCAAAAGATTATCAAGAACTTCCCTTCAAGGTGTAAACGAGTTCAAGAACGAAGTGATCTGCGTCGCAAAGCTGCAGCACCGGAATCTGGTGAAGCTTCTCGGGTGCTGCATTtgtggggaagaagaagaataccTCTTGATCTATGAGTACATGCCTAACAGAAGTCTGGACTTGATTCTATTCG ATCCATTGGGGAGCAAGTTGCTCGGTTGGCCTAAGCGCTACGACATCATCAACGGCATTGCCCGAGGCCTTCTGTATCTCCATCAAGACTCGCGTCTCAGGATCATCCACCGGGACCTCAAAGCCAGCAACGTGTTGCTGGATTCCGACATGAACCCCAAGATATCGGACTTCGGGCTAGCTAGGAGCTTCGGAGGGAACGAGACCGGAGCCAACACGAGCAGAGTTGTGGGAACATA CGGATATATGTCCCCGGAATACGCAGTAGACGGCCTCTTCTCGGTGAAATCGGATGTCTTCAGCTTCGGTGTCCTCGTGCTCGAGATTGTGAGTGGCAAGAGAAACAGAGGATTCTCTCACAGAGATCACTTCCACAACCTTCTCGGACAT GCGTGGATGCTCCACAGGGAAGGGAACGCGTTGGAGCTGATCAAGTCGTATCACATCAAGCCCGACTACTCATCAGAAGTGGCGAGAGCAATACACGTCGGCCTCCTATGCGTTCAGCAGAGCCCCGACGACAGGCCAACCATGTCTTCGGTGGTTCTGATGCTGGGCAATGAAGGTGAGCTGCCGCAACCTAAAAAACCCGGTTTTTTCACGGAGAGAGACGTCACCGACATCGAGACCTCGATCAGTAGCTCGAATGCTCACCTTTCGACGAATGAGATGAGCATTACGCTGCTCGAGGCTCGATGA
- the LOC131025255 gene encoding G-type lectin S-receptor-like serine/threonine-protein kinase At4g27290 isoform X2 — translation MDTIAATDVIRDGDGDTVVSSGGSFVMGFFSPGNSENRYVGIWYNKLSVQTPVWVANREVPLTNTSGVLKFVEPGILALLDESKGVVIWSANASSTVRNPIAQLLDSGNLVVRDVNDPKNFPWQSFDHPTDTLLPGMKLGWDYAADVEFYLSSWKSYDDPASGDYTYHCDPTGYPQNVLRKGRDKRYSTGPWNGLTFSGLPGLSRNPVFKFGLVMNENEVYYHYELLNNLVISRYTLSQSGVGQRWSWDDQTQSWRIYLTAPTENCDFYNLCGSYGICNTAVCGCLDKFVPKDEGSWERGNWSGGCVRRKPLNCPSDGFVRYSGIKLPDTEHSWYNRSMNPDGCKELCFKNCSCMAYTIIDANAGGHTCLLWLGDLVDIKGLSAGGQDIYIRMASSELESKGSRRKVVIVVLTVVVTSLVLLCLGLILYSQRRKKIDLSLRKGGSLRPEDVKDFDDESHSRDLELPLFELSTIYRATDNFSFNSKIGEGGFGPVYKGLLEGGQEIAVKRLSRTSLQGVNEFKNEVICVAKLQHRNLVKLLGCCICGEEEEYLLIYEYMPNRSLDLILFDPLGSKLLGWPKRYDIINGIARGLLYLHQDSRLRIIHRDLKASNVLLDSDMNPKISDFGLARSFGGNETGANTSRVVGTYGYMSPEYAVDGLFSVKSDVFSFGVLVLEIVSGKRNRGFSHRDHFHNLLGHAWMLHREGNALELIKSYHIKPDYSSEVARAIHVGLLCVQQSPDDRPTMSSVVLMLGNEGELPQPKKPGFFTERDVTDIETSISSSNAHLSTNEMSITLLEAR, via the exons ATGGACACCATAGCTGCTACCGATGTCATTAGAGACGGAGACGGAGACACTGTAGTTTCATCCGGTGGGAGCTTTGTGATGGGCTTTTTCAGCCCGGGAAACTCCGAGAATCGGTATGTAGGCATATGGTACAATAAGTTGTCGGTTCAGACCCCTGTTTGGGTTGCCAATCGAGAAGTTCCACTCACAAACACATCAGGTGTGTTGAAATTCGTTGAACCGGGAATCTTGGCTCTTCTCGATGAGTCTAAAGGTGTCGTTATCTGGTCAGCCAATGCGTCGTCTACTGTGAGGAATCCCATTGCTCAGCTGCTCGATTCTGGAAACCTTGTTGTCAGAGATGTGAATGATCCTAAAAACTTCCCCTGGCAGAGCTTTGATCATCCAACTGACACCCTTCTTCCGGGGATGAAGCTTGGTTGGGACTATGCAGCTGACGTGGAGTTCTACCTCTCGTCGTGGAAGAGCTACGACGATCCAGCATCTGGAGATTATACATACCACTGTGATCCCACCGGGTATCCACAAAATGTCTTGAGAAAAGGTAGAGATAAGAGGTACAGTACTGGACCTTGGAATGGCCTCACCTTCAGTGGCTTACCGGGATTAAGCAGAAATCCGGTTTTCAAATTCGGATTAGTTATGAACGAGAACGAGGTTTACTATCATTATGAGCTCCTCAACAACTTGGTGATTTCGAGGTATACTTTGAGTCAGAGTGGTGTTGGTCAGAGGTGGAGTTGGGATGACCAAACGCAAAGTTGGCGAATTTATCTCACTGCACCTACTGAAAACTGTGATTTTTACAATCTATGTGGCTCGTATGGCATTTGTAACACGGCCGTGTGTGGATGCTTGGACAAATTCGTGCCCAAGGATGAAGGGAGTTGGGAGCGTGGGAACTGGTCGGGTGGGTGCGTTCGTAGAAAACCTTTGAACTGTCCGAGTGATGGTTTTGTGAGGTATTCCGGTATCAAGCTGCCAGACACGGAACATTCTTGGTATAACCGGAGTATGAATCCCGATGGGTGCAAGGAGTTATGCTTCAAGAATTGCTCTTGCATGGCTTACACAATCATAGATGCGAATGCAGGAGGCCACACGTGTTTGCTTTGGCTCGGTGACCTAGTCGACATCAAGGGGCTGTCTGCAGGTGGACAAGATATCTACATTCGAATGGCTTCTTCTGAATTag AATCTAAAGGGAGTAGAAGGAAAGTAGTTATCGTGGTTTTGACTGTGGTGGTAACGTCGTTAGTTTTGCTATGCCTCGGACTAATTCTGTATTCTCAGAGAAGAAAAAAGATCGATCTTTCTCTTAGGAAAGGAG GCAGCCTTAGGCCCGAAGATGTGAAAGATTTTGACGACGAAAGCCATAGCAGAGACTTGGAGCTGCCTCTTTTCGAACTGTCAACAATATATAGAGCTACCGACAATTTCTCATTCAATAGTAAGATTGGAGAGGGTGGATTTGGACCTGTTTATAAG GGTTTGCTGGAAGGGGGGCAGGAGATTGCTGTCAAAAGATTATCAAGAACTTCCCTTCAAGGTGTAAACGAGTTCAAGAACGAAGTGATCTGCGTCGCAAAGCTGCAGCACCGGAATCTGGTGAAGCTTCTCGGGTGCTGCATTtgtggggaagaagaagaataccTCTTGATCTATGAGTACATGCCTAACAGAAGTCTGGACTTGATTCTATTCG ATCCATTGGGGAGCAAGTTGCTCGGTTGGCCTAAGCGCTACGACATCATCAACGGCATTGCCCGAGGCCTTCTGTATCTCCATCAAGACTCGCGTCTCAGGATCATCCACCGGGACCTCAAAGCCAGCAACGTGTTGCTGGATTCCGACATGAACCCCAAGATATCGGACTTCGGGCTAGCTAGGAGCTTCGGAGGGAACGAGACCGGAGCCAACACGAGCAGAGTTGTGGGAACATA CGGATATATGTCCCCGGAATACGCAGTAGACGGCCTCTTCTCGGTGAAATCGGATGTCTTCAGCTTCGGTGTCCTCGTGCTCGAGATTGTGAGTGGCAAGAGAAACAGAGGATTCTCTCACAGAGATCACTTCCACAACCTTCTCGGACAT GCGTGGATGCTCCACAGGGAAGGGAACGCGTTGGAGCTGATCAAGTCGTATCACATCAAGCCCGACTACTCATCAGAAGTGGCGAGAGCAATACACGTCGGCCTCCTATGCGTTCAGCAGAGCCCCGACGACAGGCCAACCATGTCTTCGGTGGTTCTGATGCTGGGCAATGAAGGTGAGCTGCCGCAACCTAAAAAACCCGGTTTTTTCACGGAGAGAGACGTCACCGACATCGAGACCTCGATCAGTAGCTCGAATGCTCACCTTTCGACGAATGAGATGAGCATTACGCTGCTCGAGGCTCGATGA